The sequence GCGCTGATCGCGATCTTTCTGGCGAGCGAGAACGATCCTAAAGGGGAATTGGTCGTCGACGCGGCGATCAGTCTCACCATCCTCTTTGTCAGCGTGCTGGCCCACGAGCTGGGCCATTGTTTTGCGGCCCGTCGCATGGGGGGCCGCGCCGACCAGATCATGCTGTGGCCGTTGGGCGGATTGGTGTCGATCAATCTTTCGCACCAGCCGCAAGAAGAGCTGATAACCGCGGCGGCTGGCCCGGCTGTGAATTTCTTCATCGCGTTTCTGGCGTTGCCGGCGCTGTTGATCGCCGGCGTCGACGCGCGGTCACTGTTCAATCCTTTTGCGGCGCCGCAAGCCGCGCAAGGCCTTACCTGGGTCTATTGCGTCCAGATGACCGTGTGGATCAACTGGCTGCTGGTGCTGGTGAACTTGCTGCCAGCTTATCCCTTGGACGGCGGGCGCGTACTGCGCTCGGCCATTTGGCAGAGGAAGGGGTATCGCACGGCGGTGGTGGTTGTCGCGCGGGTGGCCAAGATTACCGCGCTGGCCACATGGATTGCCGCCTGGGCGGTGCATTCGCAATACTCTTACGCGACGCTGCCGCTATTGTTGTTAGGCATGTTGCTGTTCTTCAGCGCCCGA comes from Pirellulales bacterium and encodes:
- a CDS encoding site-2 protease family protein; this encodes MRDLLGWNVSLGRWAGIQVRVHVFFILLALIAIFLASENDPKGELVVDAAISLTILFVSVLAHELGHCFAARRMGGRADQIMLWPLGGLVSINLSHQPQEELITAAAGPAVNFFIAFLALPALLIAGVDARSLFNPFAAPQAAQGLTWVYCVQMTVWINWLLVLVNLLPAYPLDGGRVLRSAIWQRKGYRTAVVVVARVAKITALATWIAAWAVHSQYSYATLPLLLLGMLLFFSARQETERLQDRESDEGVFGYDFSQGYTSLERNFGTPSRKSPGLLRQWLDSRRESRRLRQQRIEEEDDRRVDDVLARLHEVGRDGLSDDDRALLDRVSARYRNRQRG